A part of Parvimonas micra genomic DNA contains:
- a CDS encoding glycine/sarcosine/betaine reductase component B subunit, which produces MKLEIGNFHVKDVVFGDKTFFENGILTINKKEACEFILQDEHITEVDIEIAKPGEDVRIVPIKEAVEPRVRVDGRTLFPGVTGDVVPCGEGKLHALKGVSVLGVGMHWGSFGDGLIDMCGEGQKYTIFGQLINICIVADTDEEFERHEQQKKNHAIRWATHKFAEYLGKTVKKLNPEETEVFEFDPVLNRSEKINSLPKVVLVMQPQSQMEEMGYNDLIYGWDMNHFVPTFMNPCEVLDGAIISGSFMPCSSKWSTYDFQNFPTIRELYKEHGKTINFVGVIMSNLNVALDQKERSAIIMSNIAKYLGAEAAIVTEEGYGNPDTDYIRCIVALEDIGVKTVGISNECTGRDGASQPLVVLDEKANALVSSGNVSELIKLPPRKKVIGELEALARDGLSGGWPFDEILGSSVKEDGSIIMENNAMFCGDAIAGWSVKTMKEF; this is translated from the coding sequence ATGAAATTAGAAATAGGTAATTTTCATGTTAAAGATGTTGTTTTTGGAGATAAAACTTTCTTTGAAAACGGAATTTTAACAATTAACAAAAAAGAGGCTTGTGAATTTATTTTACAAGACGAACATATCACAGAAGTTGATATAGAAATCGCAAAACCGGGAGAAGATGTTAGAATTGTTCCTATAAAAGAAGCAGTTGAACCTCGTGTTAGAGTTGATGGAAGAACTTTATTTCCTGGCGTAACAGGAGATGTAGTTCCTTGTGGAGAAGGTAAACTTCATGCTCTCAAGGGCGTAAGCGTTCTTGGTGTAGGTATGCACTGGGGAAGTTTTGGAGATGGATTGATTGATATGTGTGGAGAAGGACAAAAATACACTATATTTGGACAGTTAATTAACATTTGTATTGTTGCAGATACTGATGAAGAATTTGAAAGACATGAACAACAAAAGAAAAATCATGCAATTAGATGGGCAACTCATAAATTTGCAGAATATTTGGGAAAAACAGTAAAAAAATTAAATCCTGAAGAAACAGAAGTTTTTGAATTTGATCCGGTTCTGAATAGAAGCGAAAAAATAAACAGTTTGCCTAAAGTGGTTTTGGTAATGCAACCTCAATCACAAATGGAAGAAATGGGATATAATGATTTAATTTATGGATGGGATATGAATCATTTTGTACCTACATTTATGAATCCATGTGAAGTGCTTGATGGAGCTATAATTTCAGGAAGTTTTATGCCTTGTTCATCAAAATGGTCAACTTATGATTTTCAAAATTTTCCAACAATCAGAGAACTATATAAAGAACACGGAAAAACAATTAACTTTGTAGGAGTTATAATGTCTAACTTAAATGTTGCTTTAGATCAAAAAGAAAGATCAGCAATTATAATGTCTAATATAGCAAAATATTTGGGAGCTGAAGCTGCAATAGTTACAGAAGAAGGATATGGTAATCCTGATACTGACTATATTAGATGTATAGTAGCTTTAGAAGATATTGGAGTTAAAACTGTAGGTATCAGTAATGAATGTACAGGTCGTGATGGAGCATCTCAACCACTTGTAGTTTTGGATGAAAAAGCTAATGCATTAGTTTCTTCAGGAAATGTTTCTGAATTAATTAAGTTGCCACCAAGAAAGAAAGTTATTGGAGAACTTGAAGCTCTTGCGAGAGATGGATTATCAGGAGGATGGCCTTTTGATGAAATTCTAGGTTCATCAGTAAAAGAAGATGGTTCTATAATTATGGAAAATAATGCAATGTTCTGTGGAGATGCTATTGCAGGATGGTCTGTAAAAACTATGAAAGAATTTTAA
- a CDS encoding TetR/AcrR family transcriptional regulator, which yields MNALDKKMIQKSRMVKYFVDATVDIIERDGYKSVTIRKVADIAGYNSATIYNYFDNLEHLLFFASMHYLQEYIDELPSYVKSAYDSRDIYLLVWQCYTDCAFRRPEIYYTIFFSNLRQNLEQYVESYYSYFPLDVKKYPKAVREMLLSKSIKTRSFYLMKDCIEENIVSKERAEIIDNLVICVFESMLLKVYSGSIDASVAKELVNNYIIEIFDKMR from the coding sequence ATGAATGCTTTAGATAAAAAAATGATACAAAAATCTCGAATGGTAAAATATTTTGTTGATGCCACAGTAGATATAATAGAAAGAGACGGCTACAAAAGTGTTACAATAAGAAAAGTCGCCGATATAGCCGGATATAACAGTGCAACTATTTATAATTATTTTGACAACTTAGAACATTTATTATTTTTTGCATCTATGCATTATTTACAAGAATATATAGATGAACTTCCAAGTTATGTGAAATCCGCATATGACTCTAGAGATATATATTTACTAGTTTGGCAATGTTACACAGATTGTGCCTTTAGAAGACCAGAAATCTATTATACGATTTTCTTTTCAAACTTAAGACAAAATTTGGAACAATATGTTGAAAGTTATTATAGTTACTTTCCTTTGGATGTAAAAAAATATCCTAAGGCAGTTAGAGAAATGCTTTTATCCAAATCTATAAAAACAAGAAGTTTCTATTTAATGAAAGATTGCATTGAAGAAAATATAGTTTCAAAAGAAAGAGCGGAGATTATTGACAATTTAGTAATTTGTGTATTTGAAAGTATGCTATTAAAAGTTTATAGTGGAAGTATAGATGCTTCTGTCGCAAAGGAACTTGTAAATAATTATATAATTGAAATATTTGATAAAATGAGATAA
- a CDS encoding BCCT family transporter: MNKKSNTVFYASIALTLAIVFWGFLSPSSFETAGNASFKFLSTNFNWFYTFTMTSFIVFAIWIGFFSKYKNIKLGGDDSKPEFSNASWFAMLFSAGMGIGLVFFGISEPLSHYLNPINGKGMTEEAAKFAITKSFLHWGLHPWANYCILGLGLAYMQFRKGKPGLISSIFIPILGEKGVRGPLGKIIDILAVFATAAGMATSLGLGTQQINSGLNYMFKVPETPIVQIILVISITLIYTWTAISGVEKGIKAVSDLNLILVVVLLVGSFLFGPTVKILRTFVEGTGLYIQNFIQNSLEVGAFGENSWFGDWTVFYWAWWIAWAPFTGIFIARISKGRTIKEFIAGVMLVPTIVSFIWFSIFAGIDFSTAGKVLLEASKSSATAFFIVMSEIPFGAILSFVAIILLFTFFITSANSATFVLGMLSQEGDLNPTNTKKTIWGVVQSALALSLMIGSTNGLKMLQTISIIAAFPFAFIMLLSMYSLVKALKTDEFVIDNKI; this comes from the coding sequence ATGAACAAAAAAAGTAATACCGTGTTTTATGCTTCGATAGCATTAACATTAGCAATCGTTTTTTGGGGCTTTTTAAGTCCGTCATCTTTTGAAACTGCTGGTAATGCATCTTTTAAATTTTTATCTACAAATTTTAACTGGTTTTACACTTTTACTATGACTTCATTCATTGTTTTTGCAATTTGGATTGGATTCTTCAGTAAGTATAAAAACATAAAGTTAGGTGGAGATGATTCAAAACCGGAATTTTCAAATGCATCTTGGTTTGCAATGTTATTTTCTGCTGGTATGGGAATTGGATTAGTATTCTTTGGAATATCTGAACCCTTAAGTCATTATTTAAATCCAATAAATGGGAAAGGAATGACAGAAGAAGCAGCTAAGTTTGCAATTACAAAATCATTTTTACACTGGGGACTTCATCCTTGGGCGAATTATTGTATATTAGGGCTAGGACTTGCTTATATGCAATTTAGAAAAGGAAAACCAGGTTTAATAAGTAGTATATTTATTCCTATATTAGGGGAAAAAGGAGTTAGAGGTCCATTAGGGAAAATAATTGATATTTTGGCTGTATTTGCTACTGCTGCAGGAATGGCAACTTCTTTAGGACTTGGAACTCAACAAATCAACAGTGGATTGAATTATATGTTCAAAGTTCCCGAAACTCCTATTGTTCAGATAATTTTAGTTATTTCAATTACTTTAATTTATACTTGGACAGCTATTTCAGGTGTTGAAAAAGGAATTAAAGCTGTTTCGGATTTGAATTTAATTTTGGTTGTAGTTTTGTTAGTTGGATCGTTTCTATTTGGACCAACCGTTAAGATACTAAGAACTTTTGTTGAGGGAACGGGACTTTACATTCAAAATTTTATTCAAAATTCATTGGAAGTTGGTGCTTTTGGAGAAAATTCATGGTTTGGTGACTGGACAGTGTTTTATTGGGCTTGGTGGATAGCTTGGGCCCCATTTACAGGTATTTTCATTGCAAGAATTTCTAAAGGAAGAACTATAAAAGAGTTTATTGCAGGAGTTATGTTGGTTCCTACAATAGTTTCATTTATTTGGTTTTCAATTTTTGCAGGAATTGACTTTTCTACTGCTGGAAAAGTTTTACTTGAAGCAAGTAAAAGCTCAGCAACTGCATTCTTTATAGTAATGAGTGAAATTCCTTTTGGAGCTATTCTATCATTTGTTGCTATAATCCTTTTGTTCACATTCTTTATAACGTCTGCAAATTCTGCAACTTTTGTTTTAGGGATGTTATCGCAAGAAGGAGATTTGAATCCTACAAATACAAAGAAAACAATTTGGGGAGTTGTTCAGTCAGCTCTTGCATTATCACTTATGATAGGTTCAACAAATGGGTTAAAAATGTTACAAACTATCTCAATTATAGCTGCATTTCCGTTTGCATTTATAATGTTGTTAAGTATGTATTCCCTTGTGAAAGCATTGAAAACAGATGAGTTTGTAATAGATAATAAAATTTAG
- the grdH gene encoding betaine reductase selenoprotein B: protein MKKAVHYINQFFAGIGGEDKADYKPELKEGKIGPGIALQSKLDAEITHTVVCGDNYMGSNTQDAINEILGMLEKIEFDVFIAGPAFQAGRYGVACGNICEAVKEKFNVPVVTSMHVENPGVEMFKLKMPIFEGGNSAAFVKKDTEKMALYVNKILSGEETKGAKVEGYFERGIRHQVWLEEPVSAARRGVDMLLKKIAGEEYITELPIPKKDLVPIASPVKDLKKAKIAVLTTGGIVPVDNPDRIQSASATRWGRYDCSSMDRLKSGEFKTIHAGFDPAAADADPNVIVPWDVLVELKNEGVFGELHEYFYSTVGTGTTQAEAKRMGHEMLDKLQEAGVDACIMVSTUGTCTRCGATIVKEIEKSGIPIVQMCNLVPVAITVGTNRIVPTISIPYPLGDPSTSKEEQYKLRYSRTKLALEALTTDIKEQTVFKI from the coding sequence ATGAAAAAAGCTGTTCATTATATAAATCAATTCTTCGCCGGTATTGGTGGAGAAGATAAGGCTGATTACAAACCAGAATTAAAAGAGGGAAAAATTGGTCCCGGTATTGCACTACAATCAAAATTAGATGCTGAAATAACTCATACAGTTGTTTGTGGAGATAACTACATGGGTTCTAATACTCAAGATGCTATCAATGAAATTTTAGGAATGTTGGAAAAAATTGAGTTTGATGTATTTATAGCAGGACCTGCATTTCAAGCTGGACGTTATGGTGTTGCTTGTGGTAACATCTGTGAAGCAGTAAAAGAAAAATTTAATGTTCCTGTTGTAACTTCAATGCATGTTGAAAATCCAGGTGTAGAAATGTTTAAGCTTAAGATGCCGATTTTTGAAGGTGGAAACTCAGCAGCTTTTGTTAAAAAAGATACAGAAAAAATGGCTCTTTATGTAAATAAAATATTGTCAGGAGAAGAAACAAAAGGTGCAAAAGTTGAAGGATATTTTGAAAGAGGAATTAGACATCAAGTTTGGTTGGAAGAACCTGTTTCAGCAGCAAGACGTGGAGTTGATATGCTTCTTAAGAAGATTGCAGGAGAAGAATATATTACAGAACTTCCAATTCCTAAAAAGGATTTAGTGCCAATAGCAAGTCCTGTAAAAGATTTGAAAAAAGCTAAAATTGCTGTATTAACTACAGGGGGAATAGTTCCAGTTGATAATCCTGACAGAATTCAATCTGCATCAGCAACAAGATGGGGACGTTATGACTGTTCATCAATGGATAGATTAAAAAGCGGAGAATTTAAAACTATTCATGCAGGGTTTGACCCTGCAGCGGCAGATGCTGATCCTAATGTAATTGTTCCTTGGGATGTATTGGTTGAACTTAAAAACGAAGGTGTTTTTGGTGAGTTACACGAATATTTTTATTCAACAGTGGGAACTGGAACTACACAAGCTGAAGCGAAGAGAATGGGTCATGAAATGCTAGATAAACTTCAAGAAGCAGGAGTTGATGCATGTATTATGGTTTCTACTTGAGGTACTTGTACACGTTGCGGAGCAACGATAGTAAAAGAAATTGAAAAGTCAGGAATTCCAATTGTACAAATGTGTAATTTGGTTCCAGTTGCTATTACAGTAGGAACAAATAGAATTGTTCCAACAATATCAATTCCTTATCCACTAGGAGATCCTAGTACAAGTAAAGAAGAACAATATAAGTTACGTTACTCAAGAACAAAATTAGCTTTAGAAGCATTAACCACTGATATTAAAGAACAAACTGTATTTAAAATTTAA
- the prfA gene encoding peptide chain release factor 1 has translation MFDKLELLVEKFEELEKKIIDPEIMKDMNVWQKLAKEHGDMKPIVEKYREYSKHKKELEENKEMLKESLDDEMKELVKEEISELEDSIEKEEQDLKILLLPKDPNDEKNVFMEVRAGTGGDEAGLFAEDLLRMYRMFADKQKWKTEIMSISEQGVGGIKEVVFLVKGHGAYSKLKYESGVHRVQRVPATESSGRIHTSAATVAVLPEVEDVDVVINQNDLRIDVYRASGNGGQCVNTTDSAVRITHIPTGVVVTCQDEKSQLKNKEKAMKILKSRLYEKYQEEQNKDIADARKSQIGSGDRSERIRTYNFPQGRVTDHRINMTIYQLDSFLNGDISEMIDALITSDQAKKMLAIAE, from the coding sequence TTGTTTGATAAATTAGAACTATTAGTTGAAAAATTCGAGGAGCTTGAAAAGAAAATTATAGATCCTGAAATTATGAAAGATATGAATGTTTGGCAAAAACTTGCTAAAGAACATGGCGATATGAAGCCTATTGTTGAAAAATATAGAGAGTATTCAAAACATAAAAAAGAACTTGAAGAAAATAAAGAGATGTTAAAGGAAAGCTTGGACGATGAAATGAAAGAACTTGTTAAGGAAGAAATTTCAGAGCTTGAAGATAGTATTGAAAAGGAAGAACAAGATCTTAAAATTTTGTTATTGCCAAAAGACCCTAATGATGAAAAGAATGTATTTATGGAAGTAAGAGCTGGTACAGGTGGAGATGAAGCGGGACTTTTCGCAGAAGATCTTCTTAGAATGTATAGAATGTTCGCAGATAAACAAAAATGGAAAACAGAAATAATGAGTATTTCTGAACAAGGAGTTGGAGGAATTAAAGAAGTTGTTTTCTTAGTTAAAGGTCATGGGGCATATTCAAAATTGAAATATGAAAGTGGCGTTCATAGAGTTCAACGTGTTCCTGCTACAGAATCAAGCGGAAGAATTCATACTTCTGCTGCAACTGTTGCAGTTTTACCAGAAGTTGAAGATGTTGATGTTGTAATAAATCAAAATGACCTTAGAATTGATGTTTATAGAGCTAGTGGTAATGGTGGACAATGTGTAAATACAACTGACTCTGCTGTAAGAATTACTCATATTCCTACAGGAGTTGTTGTTACTTGTCAAGATGAAAAATCACAACTTAAAAATAAAGAAAAGGCAATGAAAATTTTGAAATCAAGACTTTATGAAAAGTATCAAGAAGAACAAAATAAGGATATTGCTGATGCAAGAAAATCGCAAATAGGGTCAGGCGATAGATCTGAAAGAATAAGAACTTATAATTTCCCACAAGGAAGAGTTACAGACCATAGAATAAATATGACTATTTATCAATTGGATAGTTTCTTAAATGGAGACATTTCAGAGATGATAGATGCGCTGATTACAAGTGATCAAGCTAAGAAGATGTTGGCAATTGCGGAGTAG
- a CDS encoding MGDG synthase family glycosyltransferase, whose protein sequence is MKKALILTASFGGGHNKAANNIREKLELRGFDVEEIDLLKEISEKLDSLLVGGYLGIVTKTPEIYGLIYKGTNLTQSQNVLSKPILNILSNKILPILEEKRPNVVIGTHVFAIGIMEHIKQKKYYNVPFISVITDYITHKMYFSDYVDYYIVASEFTKSRMIDDGIKQDRICAFGIPISDSFKERHYEKKDGFNILTIFGTLGMNDFSEYIMPILDIANDIKLTMVCGKNEELKEKLEKKYSLFIDENRLEIFGYTNEIARLMEENQILITKPGGLTVTEAIVKNIPLIIPFFIPGHEEENKNFIVEEEIGVYANGIDAVVKEIKKFYKNRRKIEYMALNMEDIAKGFSVDKIVELVEKIS, encoded by the coding sequence ATGAAAAAAGCTTTAATTTTAACGGCATCTTTCGGTGGTGGGCATAATAAAGCTGCTAATAATATTAGAGAAAAGCTTGAACTAAGAGGTTTCGATGTAGAAGAAATAGATTTATTAAAAGAAATTTCTGAAAAATTAGACAGTTTGCTTGTTGGAGGATATTTGGGAATTGTAACTAAGACTCCTGAAATTTATGGACTGATATATAAAGGAACAAATTTAACTCAATCACAAAATGTCCTTTCAAAACCGATTTTAAATATTTTGAGCAATAAGATATTACCTATTTTGGAAGAAAAAAGACCTAATGTAGTCATAGGGACTCATGTTTTTGCAATTGGAATTATGGAACATATAAAGCAAAAAAAATATTATAATGTTCCCTTTATTTCAGTGATTACAGATTATATAACACATAAGATGTATTTTAGCGATTATGTAGATTATTATATAGTGGCAAGTGAATTTACAAAAAGCAGAATGATTGACGACGGGATAAAACAAGATAGGATTTGTGCTTTTGGAATACCTATAAGTGATAGCTTTAAGGAAAGACATTATGAAAAAAAAGACGGATTTAATATTTTAACGATATTTGGAACTTTAGGAATGAATGATTTTTCTGAATATATTATGCCGATATTGGATATTGCAAATGACATCAAACTTACTATGGTCTGCGGGAAAAATGAAGAATTAAAAGAAAAACTTGAAAAAAAATATAGTCTGTTTATAGATGAAAATAGACTTGAGATTTTTGGTTATACAAATGAAATTGCAAGACTTATGGAAGAAAATCAAATTTTGATTACAAAGCCCGGAGGACTTACAGTTACTGAGGCAATTGTTAAAAATATTCCACTCATAATTCCATTTTTTATTCCGGGTCACGAAGAAGAAAATAAAAATTTTATAGTTGAGGAAGAAATTGGAGTCTATGCAAACGGCATTGATGCAGTTGTAAAGGAAATAAAAAAATTTTATAAAAATAGAAGAAAAATAGAATATATGGCTTTGAATATGGAAGATATAGCAAAAGGATTTTCAGTAGATAAAATTGTAGAATTAGTTGAAAAAATAAGTTAA
- a CDS encoding ABC transporter ATP-binding protein, translated as MKKLKKNIYLFSILIVIFSIFTVYSNANMPMIIKEITDSITAKQFDKIFGYFVKYALLIVLVLCSEFIGKLLNAKYRRLLYMKLRNLFVRGILLKGKKGENPQELYSIYNNEIESVVEEYYLTIPHIIFQAVSIIWYMYLLFSLNIIASFIILGTNIISILIPYFFEIDMQRIREKSILGLRRLNTAFYDIVEGIGTIKRYSVEKNINNKMESISSDEQKYAYRYSIKNAALEISMGAISFISQFLIYYVVISSIISGKETIGAFIAILQLSELLIYPINTISSYLITVFSIKKVKNDLFKTLSNCEFEENKQERVEKIEFENVSFSYNQNKFIIDNFSNVFESGKKYLIRGQNGSGKSTILKLLFGEFENYSGNIKINGKNIKNYPDISKNIVYVEQNSFLFNENIVSNITLFKNIEDNLIYDILNKVNLDKKLIENRNENLNELNLSISGGEKQKIIIARALLRNSNFLVFDEAMSNIDKNSISIIEKMILNDKNFGFINISHNYSEENVKMYDYILEFTGEKINIIKK; from the coding sequence ATGAAAAAATTAAAGAAAAATATTTATCTATTTTCTATATTAATTGTAATTTTCAGTATTTTTACAGTTTATTCAAATGCTAATATGCCAATGATAATTAAGGAAATTACAGATAGCATAACAGCTAAACAATTTGATAAAATTTTTGGATATTTTGTAAAATATGCTCTACTAATAGTCTTAGTATTGTGTTCTGAATTTATTGGTAAATTGTTGAATGCTAAGTATAGAAGATTATTATATATGAAGCTTAGAAATCTTTTTGTAAGAGGAATTTTATTAAAGGGTAAAAAGGGAGAAAATCCTCAAGAGCTTTATTCTATTTATAACAATGAGATAGAATCTGTTGTAGAAGAATACTATTTAACAATACCACATATTATATTTCAAGCAGTATCTATTATTTGGTATATGTATTTGCTATTTTCATTGAATATTATTGCATCATTTATTATTCTAGGAACAAATATTATATCAATTCTAATTCCTTATTTTTTTGAGATAGATATGCAAAGAATAAGGGAAAAGAGTATTTTAGGACTAAGACGATTAAATACGGCTTTTTATGATATTGTTGAGGGAATAGGCACTATAAAAAGATATTCCGTAGAAAAAAATATAAATAATAAAATGGAATCTATTTCATCAGATGAACAAAAATATGCTTATAGATATAGCATAAAAAATGCAGCTCTAGAAATTAGTATGGGAGCCATTTCATTTATATCACAGTTTCTAATTTATTATGTTGTTATCAGTTCAATTATCAGTGGAAAAGAAACTATCGGAGCTTTTATAGCAATTTTGCAATTATCAGAGTTGTTAATTTATCCGATTAATACCATTTCAAGCTATTTGATAACTGTATTTTCTATAAAGAAAGTTAAAAATGATTTATTTAAAACATTATCCAATTGTGAATTTGAAGAAAATAAGCAAGAGAGAGTTGAAAAAATTGAATTTGAAAATGTAAGTTTCTCTTATAATCAAAATAAGTTTATAATAGACAATTTTTCAAATGTTTTTGAAAGTGGAAAAAAGTATCTCATAAGAGGGCAAAACGGCTCCGGTAAGAGTACAATTTTGAAATTATTATTTGGAGAGTTTGAAAATTATAGCGGAAATATAAAGATAAATGGTAAAAATATAAAGAATTATCCTGATATTTCAAAAAATATTGTCTATGTTGAACAAAATTCGTTTCTATTTAATGAAAATATAGTTTCAAATATAACTCTATTTAAAAATATTGAGGATAATTTGATATATGATATTTTAAATAAAGTGAATTTGGATAAAAAACTTATTGAAAATAGAAATGAAAATTTGAATGAATTAAATCTTTCAATTTCAGGTGGTGAAAAACAAAAAATTATAATTGCAAGAGCATTACTTAGAAATAGTAATTTTTTGGTATTTGATGAAGCTATGAGCAATATTGATAAAAATTCAATTTCAATAATTGAAAAAATGATTCTAAATGATAAAAACTTCGGCTTTATTAATATATCTCACAATTATTCAGAAGAAAATGTAAAAATGTATGACTACATTTTAGAATTTACAGGAGAAAAAATTAATATAATAAAAAAGTAA
- a CDS encoding ABC transporter transmembrane domain-containing protein gives MKNSKFDLPIKLKKSSVIFLCIFSLGVYFISLIFPYIFKSILDNIGNMDSGKLYLYIFGIIVFAVFVHGISYLCDYLNQIFCNKTALKYQKQIVKKISKINTPDYEGMSKAKVLNLLNYDIAVIYTYINLKIDLVVDFIKILLVALILIKINYILAIITFILIPIYYLGNYFNKNRMEKLASEEMKLNDKIFEQEEDVVYKKTSIELFKAWGLFFKKFNYIAEKRWNITGTKHKFLILNMEFPKFISTLSPFIVLILGASFVHRGIFTIGTLIMFLQYAQMIYTPITSIANLKANANSSVASFERIRNFLNYENEENNYSKLFVKQENPIEIKNVEITNAKDELLFKIDDFTISKNGLYILKGDNGTGKTTLLNLLAGVYSVKQIKEKGGYFRISEDKKDDISYLYNPAMLFNGTVRENIVLTEIEREEQISKMQNLLKRFNAKDENYEVKTNPANLSLGEQQKLFLIRTFMQEKSIVLLDEPSANLDVESKAILRDFLEEEKRKSIMILIAHDLLYEEIADEIYTINNKNLELSK, from the coding sequence ATGAAAAATTCAAAATTCGATTTGCCTATTAAGTTAAAAAAATCTAGTGTTATTTTTCTATGTATTTTTTCGCTGGGAGTTTATTTTATTTCACTTATTTTTCCTTATATTTTTAAGAGTATTCTTGATAATATAGGGAATATGGACAGTGGAAAATTATATTTATACATATTTGGGATAATTGTATTTGCGGTTTTTGTTCATGGAATTAGCTATTTATGTGATTATCTAAATCAGATATTTTGTAATAAAACTGCTTTAAAATATCAAAAACAAATTGTAAAAAAGATTTCTAAGATAAATACACCGGACTATGAGGGGATGAGCAAGGCTAAGGTGTTGAATCTTTTGAATTATGATATAGCTGTAATTTATACATATATTAATTTAAAAATAGATTTAGTAGTGGATTTTATAAAGATTTTATTGGTAGCTCTTATACTGATAAAAATTAATTACATACTTGCAATAATAACTTTTATATTAATACCGATTTATTATCTTGGAAATTATTTTAATAAAAATCGAATGGAAAAACTTGCAAGTGAAGAGATGAAATTAAATGATAAAATTTTTGAACAAGAAGAAGATGTTGTTTATAAAAAAACAAGTATTGAGTTGTTTAAGGCTTGGGGCTTGTTTTTTAAGAAATTTAATTATATAGCAGAAAAACGTTGGAATATTACAGGTACAAAACATAAATTTTTAATTTTAAATATGGAATTTCCAAAATTTATTTCAACTCTTAGTCCTTTTATAGTGTTAATCTTGGGGGCAAGTTTTGTTCATAGAGGAATTTTTACTATTGGAACATTGATTATGTTTTTACAATATGCTCAAATGATTTATACTCCGATAACGTCCATTGCAAATTTAAAGGCAAATGCAAATTCTTCAGTAGCAAGTTTTGAAAGGATTAGAAACTTTTTAAACTATGAAAATGAAGAAAATAATTATTCAAAACTTTTTGTAAAACAAGAAAATCCTATAGAAATTAAAAATGTCGAAATTACAAATGCAAAAGATGAGTTATTGTTTAAAATAGATGATTTTACAATTTCTAAAAATGGACTTTATATTCTAAAAGGTGATAATGGAACAGGAAAAACTACGCTTTTAAATTTACTTGCAGGAGTTTATTCCGTAAAACAAATTAAGGAAAAAGGTGGATATTTTAGAATATCGGAGGATAAAAAAGACGATATTTCCTACTTATATAATCCTGCAATGTTGTTTAACGGAACTGTTAGAGAAAATATAGTTTTAACTGAGATAGAAAGAGAAGAACAAATTTCAAAGATGCAAAATCTTTTGAAAAGATTTAATGCAAAAGATGAAAATTATGAAGTTAAAACAAATCCTGCAAATCTTTCACTTGGAGAACAGCAAAAACTATTTTTGATAAGGACATTTATGCAAGAAAAGAGTATTGTTTTACTTGACGAGCCGTCAGCAAATTTAGATGTTGAATCAAAAGCTATTTTAAGAGATTTTCTAGAAGAAGAAAAGAGAAAAAGCATAATGATTTTAATAGCTCACGATTTGCTTTATGAAGAAATTGCTGATGAAATTTATACTATAAATAATAAAAATTTAGAACTTTCTAAATAA